In Aquabacterium sp. OR-4, the following proteins share a genomic window:
- a CDS encoding branched-chain amino acid ABC transporter permease, protein MSALAWFELLASGLITGGIYALVALGLNLQYGLMRILNIAHGEFLMLGAFVTWMMHTQFGWHPLLMVPLSFALLFALGLVVHRLCFRRLAATSPNLDIFEARGLMVAFGLMFLVQNLVSLVWGGELRGYDFATTALPVAGTQFAANKLLVFALALLFAGALIALLRLTLLGKGVRALMQSPVGAQLVGIDTRRLHPLMFGIGLGLSGVAGCLLSMAYTISPAMGEPYTVTALIVITLGGFGSMGGALAGGLLLGVVEAVGMHYSSPSLKALLSYTVFIAVLLARPKGLFAK, encoded by the coding sequence ATGAGCGCGCTCGCGTGGTTCGAGTTGCTGGCGTCGGGGCTCATCACCGGCGGCATCTACGCCCTGGTGGCGCTGGGCCTGAACCTGCAGTACGGCCTGATGCGCATCCTGAACATCGCCCATGGCGAGTTCCTGATGCTGGGCGCTTTTGTCACCTGGATGATGCACACCCAGTTCGGCTGGCACCCGCTGCTGATGGTGCCGCTGAGCTTTGCGCTGCTGTTCGCGCTGGGCCTGGTGGTGCACCGGCTGTGCTTCAGGCGGCTGGCCGCCACCTCGCCCAACCTCGACATCTTCGAGGCCCGCGGCCTGATGGTGGCCTTCGGCCTGATGTTCCTGGTGCAGAACCTGGTCAGCCTGGTGTGGGGCGGCGAGCTGCGCGGCTACGACTTCGCCACCACCGCGCTGCCGGTGGCCGGCACGCAGTTCGCGGCCAACAAGCTGCTGGTGTTCGCCCTGGCGCTGCTGTTTGCCGGCGCGCTGATCGCGCTGCTGCGCCTCACGCTGCTGGGCAAGGGCGTGCGCGCGCTGATGCAGTCGCCGGTGGGCGCGCAGCTGGTGGGCATCGACACGCGGCGCCTGCACCCGCTGATGTTCGGCATCGGCCTGGGGCTGTCGGGCGTGGCCGGCTGCCTGCTGTCGATGGCCTACACCATCAGCCCGGCCATGGGCGAGCCCTACACCGTGACGGCGCTGATCGTCATCACCCTCGGCGGCTTCGGCAGCATGGGCGGGGCCCTGGCCGGCGGCCTGCTGCTGGGCGTGGTCGAGGCCGTGGGCATGCACTACAGCAGCCCCTCGCTGAAGGCCTTGCTGTCCTACACCGTGTTCATCGCCGTGCTGCTGGCACGGCCCAAGGGCCTGTTCGCCAAATGA
- a CDS encoding PEP-CTERM sorting domain-containing protein (PEP-CTERM proteins occur, often in large numbers, in the proteomes of bacteria that also encode an exosortase, a predicted intramembrane cysteine proteinase. The presence of a PEP-CTERM domain at a protein's C-terminus predicts cleavage within the sorting domain, followed by covalent anchoring to some some component of the (usually Gram-negative) cell surface. Many PEP-CTERM proteins exhibit an unusual sequence composition that includes large numbers of potential glycosylation sites. Expression of one such protein has been shown restore the ability of a bacterium to form floc, a type of biofilm.), with the protein MNRWAANWALSVAAVACVTPAHAGVAVSSYGAISGKHVVSFDELITGVDITNPVASNRAVDGIVYSQGVAIAEHFAGQTVSPSGDFDVLSDAPGRPLQLVAGAPGENLYAALYRVTDLATFSFDSVLSGVGFKGPSSIGGVGEGAMSFLFSSDQSQFGLQVIGMNGGFLNFAFFRQDGSLINSLAIRAADKSYLGFFSTSREIRGVSLWNSDPNGMSINNLKHDVASNLAAVPEPGQWALMLGGLATLSWSVASQRRIRRRATR; encoded by the coding sequence ATGAACCGATGGGCCGCCAACTGGGCCTTGTCAGTTGCCGCCGTGGCCTGCGTCACACCGGCCCATGCCGGTGTTGCGGTGAGCAGCTACGGGGCCATCTCTGGCAAGCACGTGGTCAGTTTCGACGAGTTGATCACCGGCGTCGACATCACGAATCCAGTGGCTTCGAACAGGGCGGTCGACGGCATCGTCTACAGCCAGGGGGTGGCCATTGCGGAGCACTTCGCGGGACAGACGGTGTCGCCTTCGGGCGATTTCGACGTGCTGTCGGACGCGCCGGGCAGGCCCTTGCAACTGGTTGCGGGCGCACCGGGCGAGAACCTCTACGCCGCGCTGTACCGAGTGACCGATCTCGCCACTTTCAGCTTCGACAGTGTCTTGTCGGGGGTTGGCTTCAAGGGCCCGTCATCCATCGGCGGCGTCGGCGAAGGCGCCATGTCCTTCCTGTTCTCGTCTGACCAGTCCCAGTTCGGTCTACAGGTCATCGGGATGAATGGCGGTTTTCTGAACTTTGCCTTCTTCCGGCAGGACGGCTCACTGATCAACAGCCTGGCCATTCGGGCAGCGGACAAGAGCTACCTCGGTTTCTTCAGTACCAGCCGCGAGATCCGAGGTGTCTCGCTCTGGAATTCAGATCCCAACGGCATGTCCATCAACAACCTGAAGCACGATGTGGCGTCGAACCTGGCCGCGGTTCCAGAGCCCGGCCAGTGGGCGCTGATGCTCGGCGGCTTGGCCACACTGTCCTGGTCGGTTGCCAGCCAGCGCCGGATCAGGCGGCGCGCCACCCGTTGA
- a CDS encoding helix-turn-helix domain-containing protein, translated as MGQRSTAMDTDQVSPDDRVPYWTDWIDRLFHGLRSDLYGDTRFDGRIATAQAGDVVLSRLDSNRHRVMRSADQARHGGEAHLKIVAPYEGCAGVGQKGRQAWVTPGEWSIYDTTDTYAVDNPVRVEHLIVMVPKAQLAERGLAIDELMARRMGGDGGIARVALETMRSAWRELPGMAPDAARGLGEMITHCVHLSLLELAGRSTAVSQREALRERIKQHVLRHLGDPGLSGERIASALGVSRRALYNAFADEADGVAGFVQARRIEACRAAFDDARLSERSITDIALAFGFSNLSHFSRVFRARTGLAPSAYRAAAAAIHQAQR; from the coding sequence ATGGGACAACGCAGCACCGCGATGGACACCGACCAAGTCAGTCCGGATGACCGCGTGCCCTACTGGACCGACTGGATCGACCGCCTGTTTCACGGCCTGCGCTCCGACCTGTACGGCGACACCCGCTTCGACGGCCGCATCGCCACCGCGCAGGCCGGCGACGTGGTGCTCAGCCGGCTCGACAGCAACCGCCACCGCGTGATGCGCTCGGCCGACCAGGCGCGCCACGGCGGCGAGGCCCACCTGAAGATCGTGGCGCCCTACGAGGGCTGTGCCGGCGTGGGCCAGAAGGGCCGCCAGGCCTGGGTGACGCCGGGCGAGTGGAGCATCTACGACACCACCGACACCTATGCCGTCGACAACCCGGTGCGCGTGGAGCACCTGATCGTGATGGTGCCCAAGGCCCAGCTGGCCGAGCGCGGCCTGGCCATCGACGAGCTGATGGCGCGCCGCATGGGCGGCGACGGCGGCATCGCCCGGGTGGCGCTGGAGACCATGCGCAGTGCCTGGCGCGAGCTGCCCGGCATGGCGCCCGACGCGGCCCGCGGCCTGGGCGAGATGATCACCCACTGCGTGCACCTGTCGCTGCTGGAGCTGGCCGGCCGCAGCACCGCGGTGAGCCAGCGCGAGGCGCTGCGCGAGCGCATCAAGCAGCATGTGCTGCGCCACCTGGGCGACCCAGGCTTGAGCGGCGAGCGCATTGCCAGCGCGCTGGGCGTGAGCCGGCGCGCGCTGTACAACGCCTTTGCCGACGAGGCCGACGGCGTGGCCGGCTTCGTGCAGGCGCGGCGCATCGAGGCCTGCCGCGCCGCCTTCGACGATGCCCGCCTGAGCGAGCGCTCGATCACCGACATCGCGCTGGCCTTCGGCTTCTCCAACCTCAGCCACTTCAGCCGCGTGTTCCGCGCCCGCACCGGCCTGGCACCCAGCGCCTACCGCGCCGCGGCAGCGGCCATCCACCAGGCGCAGCGCTGA
- a CDS encoding ABC transporter ATP-binding protein encodes MMDWSDRPFVLGGTGHAHLSVQGLSAGYANFLVLRDLQLEVRPGLTVILGPNGAGKTTLLKALAGLIPRQGRVLLDDVRLPRRTDAIVRAGMALVAEGRQLFPQMSVLENLELGGWLTDKAQRAQRLEQCFANFPKLRERAQQLAGTMSGGEQQMVAVARAMMSAPRLLMLDEPSLGLAPRMVDELLAIARRIADAGTTVLMVEQNVRKALAVADRAHVLERGVLVASGPARLLARSSVVREAYLGKAEAPAAAPRPLARPQPRAA; translated from the coding sequence ATGATGGACTGGAGCGATCGGCCCTTCGTGCTGGGCGGCACGGGCCATGCGCACCTGTCGGTGCAGGGCCTGTCGGCGGGTTACGCCAACTTCCTGGTGCTGCGCGACCTGCAGCTCGAGGTGCGGCCCGGGCTGACCGTGATCCTGGGGCCCAACGGCGCCGGCAAGACCACGCTGCTGAAGGCCCTGGCCGGCCTGATCCCGCGTCAGGGCCGGGTGCTGCTGGACGACGTGCGCCTGCCGCGCCGCACCGATGCCATCGTGCGTGCCGGCATGGCCCTGGTGGCCGAAGGGCGCCAGCTGTTTCCGCAGATGAGCGTGCTGGAGAACCTCGAGCTTGGCGGCTGGCTGACCGACAAGGCCCAGCGTGCGCAGCGTCTCGAGCAGTGCTTTGCCAATTTTCCCAAGCTGCGCGAGCGCGCCCAGCAGCTGGCCGGCACCATGAGCGGTGGCGAGCAGCAGATGGTGGCCGTGGCCCGCGCAATGATGAGCGCGCCGCGCCTGCTGATGCTCGACGAGCCCTCGCTGGGCCTGGCGCCACGCATGGTCGACGAGCTGCTGGCCATCGCCCGGCGCATTGCCGACGCCGGCACCACGGTGCTGATGGTGGAGCAGAACGTGCGCAAGGCGCTGGCCGTGGCCGACCGCGCCCATGTGCTCGAGCGCGGCGTGCTGGTGGCCAGCGGCCCGGCCCGGCTGCTGGCGCGCTCGAGCGTGGTGCGCGAGGCCTACCTGGGCAAGGCCGAGGCCCCCGCGGCTGCGCCGCGGCCGCTGGCGCGCCCACAGCCCCGCGCGGCCTGA
- a CDS encoding aldehyde dehydrogenase, whose amino-acid sequence MSDLSMLINGLQVTAEHGATFERRNPLDGSVATRAAAASPADAVMAVEAAAEAFKAWSRSGPGERRALLLKAADALEAKTPRFIEALGAETGATAMWAGFNAHLAAGMLREAAALTTQISGEVIPSDVPGSLAMGLRVPAGVVLGIAPWNAPIILGVRAIAVPLACGNTVVLKGSENCPRTHGLIIEALQEAGFAPGVVNYVTNAPADAGAVVEAMVAHPAVRRVNFTGSTRVGRIIAQTCAKYLKPVVLELGGKAPLLVLDDADLDDAVNGAAFGSFANSGQICMSTERLIVDQKVADEFVRKFAAKASALPLGDPRQPDPVVLGSVVGMGTVAHCNALIDDALAKGAKLVCGGKVESTLMPATVLDHVTPAMRVYREETFGPLKCVVRVKSTDEAVACANDNEYGLSAAVFGRDIARAFQVAQRIDSGICHVNAPTVHDEAQMPFGGVKGSGYGRFGGKAGVAEFTELRWITLQTTPRHYPF is encoded by the coding sequence ATGTCCGACTTATCGATGCTGATCAACGGCCTGCAGGTCACCGCCGAGCATGGCGCCACCTTCGAGCGCCGCAACCCGCTGGACGGCAGCGTGGCCACGCGCGCCGCGGCGGCCAGCCCGGCCGATGCGGTGATGGCCGTCGAGGCCGCGGCCGAGGCCTTCAAGGCCTGGAGCCGCAGCGGCCCCGGCGAGCGCCGCGCCCTGCTGCTGAAGGCCGCCGACGCGCTGGAGGCCAAGACCCCGCGCTTCATCGAGGCGCTGGGCGCCGAGACCGGCGCCACCGCCATGTGGGCCGGCTTCAACGCCCACCTGGCCGCCGGCATGCTGCGCGAGGCGGCGGCGCTCACCACCCAGATCAGCGGCGAGGTGATCCCGTCCGACGTGCCCGGCAGCCTGGCCATGGGCCTGCGCGTGCCGGCCGGCGTGGTGCTGGGCATCGCGCCGTGGAACGCGCCCATCATCCTGGGCGTGCGCGCCATCGCCGTGCCGCTGGCCTGCGGCAACACGGTGGTGCTCAAGGGCAGCGAGAACTGCCCGCGCACCCATGGCCTGATCATCGAGGCGCTGCAGGAGGCGGGCTTTGCGCCCGGGGTGGTGAACTACGTCACCAACGCCCCGGCCGATGCCGGTGCGGTGGTCGAGGCCATGGTGGCCCACCCGGCGGTGCGGCGGGTCAACTTCACCGGCAGCACCCGGGTCGGCAGGATCATTGCGCAGACCTGCGCGAAGTACCTGAAGCCGGTGGTGCTCGAGCTGGGCGGCAAGGCGCCGCTGCTGGTGCTTGACGATGCCGACCTGGACGATGCCGTCAACGGTGCGGCCTTCGGCAGCTTTGCCAACTCGGGCCAGATCTGCATGAGCACCGAGCGCCTGATCGTCGACCAGAAGGTGGCCGACGAGTTTGTGCGCAAGTTTGCCGCCAAGGCCAGCGCACTGCCGCTGGGCGATCCGCGCCAGCCCGATCCGGTGGTGCTGGGTTCGGTGGTGGGCATGGGCACCGTGGCGCACTGCAACGCGCTGATCGACGATGCGCTGGCCAAGGGCGCCAAGCTGGTGTGCGGCGGCAAGGTCGAGTCGACCTTGATGCCGGCCACCGTGCTCGACCATGTCACGCCGGCCATGCGCGTGTACCGCGAAGAGACCTTCGGCCCGCTGAAGTGCGTGGTGCGGGTCAAGAGCACCGACGAGGCCGTCGCCTGCGCCAACGACAACGAGTACGGCCTGTCGGCGGCGGTGTTCGGCCGCGACATCGCGCGCGCCTTCCAGGTGGCCCAGCGCATCGATTCGGGCATCTGCCATGTCAATGCACCCACGGTGCACGACGAAGCGCAGATGCCCTTTGGCGGCGTCAAGGGCTCGGGCTACGGCCGCTTCGGCGGCAAGGCCGGCGTGGCCGAGTTCACCGAGCTGCGCTGGATCACGCTGCAGACCACGCCGCGGCACTACCCGTTCTGA
- a CDS encoding amino acid ABC transporter substrate-binding protein, translating into MSDPRSPAPEASPSRPECVSRRTALQGAAAAAASLAFPAIAQAKPVRVGYAIARTGPWTGGAQVSQEPNYLLWAEQQNAAGGLSVGGQKRPIELISFDDRSEVETCVRTYEKLMGSDKVDLVLPPWGSNANFAVAPLANRFGYPFLAPTALSRRLVEMKLPYFFLLLQQPAPMTQALVDMLKANGVKSVACIYVDDLFGLENYAALKVALQGSGISLVEDKSYPGGVKDLSPVLRSIKDKNPDAFIGFTYPPDTILASKQAKEVGFNPKFFYASVGTAFQLYRNVMTPAGAEGVLGMGSWNGKTSAGAKAYFDAHTKKFAGKEPDRWASGHCWASLEILSAAVAKVGLDRKAIRDYVAGTEHDTVIGKVRFTGSENTATPGTVGQWQNGEFEVVWPKARATAALNAAKPAWK; encoded by the coding sequence ATGTCCGACCCACGCTCCCCGGCCCCTGAAGCCAGCCCCAGCCGCCCCGAGTGCGTCAGCCGCCGCACGGCGCTGCAGGGCGCGGCAGCGGCTGCCGCGTCGCTGGCCTTTCCGGCCATCGCCCAGGCCAAGCCGGTGCGGGTGGGTTATGCCATCGCCCGCACCGGCCCCTGGACCGGCGGCGCCCAGGTCAGCCAGGAGCCCAACTACCTGCTGTGGGCCGAGCAGCAGAACGCGGCCGGCGGCCTCAGCGTGGGCGGCCAGAAGCGGCCGATCGAGCTGATCAGCTTTGACGACCGCAGCGAGGTCGAGACCTGCGTGCGCACCTACGAAAAGCTGATGGGCAGCGACAAGGTCGACCTGGTGCTGCCGCCCTGGGGCAGCAATGCCAACTTCGCGGTGGCACCGCTGGCCAACCGCTTCGGCTACCCGTTCCTGGCGCCCACCGCGCTGAGCCGGCGCCTGGTGGAGATGAAGCTGCCCTACTTCTTCCTGCTGCTGCAGCAGCCGGCGCCGATGACCCAGGCGCTGGTGGACATGCTCAAGGCCAACGGCGTGAAGAGCGTGGCCTGCATCTACGTGGACGACCTGTTCGGCCTCGAGAACTACGCCGCGCTGAAGGTGGCGCTGCAGGGCTCGGGCATCAGCCTGGTCGAGGACAAGAGCTACCCGGGTGGCGTGAAGGACTTGAGCCCGGTGCTGCGCAGCATCAAGGACAAGAACCCCGACGCCTTCATCGGCTTCACCTACCCGCCCGACACCATCCTGGCCAGCAAGCAGGCCAAGGAGGTGGGCTTCAACCCGAAGTTCTTCTACGCCTCGGTGGGCACGGCCTTTCAGCTCTACCGCAACGTGATGACGCCGGCCGGCGCCGAGGGCGTGCTGGGCATGGGCTCGTGGAACGGCAAGACCAGCGCCGGCGCCAAGGCCTATTTCGACGCCCACACCAAGAAGTTTGCCGGCAAGGAGCCCGACCGCTGGGCCAGCGGTCACTGCTGGGCCAGCCTCGAGATCCTGAGCGCGGCGGTGGCCAAGGTGGGCCTGGATCGCAAGGCCATCCGCGACTACGTGGCCGGCACCGAGCACGACACGGTCATCGGCAAGGTCCGGTTCACCGGCAGCGAGAACACCGCCACGCCGGGCACCGTGGGCCAGTGGCAGAACGGCGAGTTCGAGGTGGTGTGGCCCAAGGCCCGCGCCACCGCGGCCCTCAACGCCGCCAAGCCGGCCTGGAAATGA
- a CDS encoding ABC transporter ATP-binding protein, which translates to MTEPLLQARAVSVRFGGLTAVDAVDASFHAGELVGIIGPNGAGKTTFFNAISGVVAPTGGELIAGGQRLTGAGPHRFAARGIARTFQTPRVFADMTVRDNIAFGLQFAGRRPRRWGLWGAQAPVPWALRTPESILALIGLGSERQDLAALPAAAITPSQQRLLEIGMALATRPRLLLLDEVAAGLTEAEVEAMAQLIRRLRDELDLSVVWIEHAVTTLLRHVERVIVLHQGRKIADGPPAEVVRNREVIEAYLGDEMGDETGGAAGDKTRDKTRDKTGDNTGDNTSDNTGQGLNHRHSAGAAA; encoded by the coding sequence ATGACTGAGCCCCTGCTGCAGGCCCGGGCGGTCAGCGTGCGCTTTGGCGGGCTGACCGCCGTCGACGCGGTGGACGCCAGCTTCCACGCCGGTGAGCTGGTGGGCATCATCGGCCCCAACGGGGCTGGCAAGACCACCTTCTTCAACGCCATCTCGGGCGTGGTGGCGCCCACCGGCGGCGAGCTGATCGCCGGTGGCCAGCGCCTCACCGGGGCCGGCCCGCACCGCTTTGCCGCGCGCGGCATCGCCCGCACCTTCCAGACGCCGCGCGTGTTTGCCGACATGACGGTGCGCGACAACATCGCCTTCGGCCTGCAGTTTGCCGGCCGGCGCCCGCGCCGCTGGGGGCTGTGGGGCGCCCAGGCGCCGGTGCCCTGGGCGCTGCGCACGCCCGAGAGCATCCTGGCGCTGATCGGCCTGGGCAGCGAGCGCCAGGACCTGGCCGCGCTGCCTGCCGCCGCGATCACGCCGTCGCAACAGCGCCTGCTGGAGATCGGCATGGCGCTGGCCACGCGGCCCAGGCTGCTGCTGCTTGACGAGGTGGCGGCCGGCCTCACCGAGGCCGAGGTCGAGGCCATGGCCCAGCTGATCCGCCGCCTGCGCGACGAGCTCGACCTCAGCGTGGTGTGGATCGAGCATGCGGTGACCACGCTGCTGCGCCATGTCGAGCGCGTGATCGTGCTGCACCAGGGCCGCAAGATCGCCGATGGCCCGCCGGCCGAGGTGGTGCGCAACCGCGAGGTCATCGAGGCCTATCTGGGCGACGAGATGGGCGACGAGACGGGCGGCGCGGCCGGCGACAAGACCCGCGACAAGACCCGCGACAAGACCGGCGACAACACTGGCGACAACACCAGCGACAACACCGGCCAGGGCCTGAACCACCGCCACAGCGCAGGGGCCGCCGCATGA
- the gshA gene encoding glutamate--cysteine ligase — translation MTALTRRLRALSPAQLAGMRRGLEKESLRALPNGALALTPHPAALGSALTHPHITTDYSESQVELITGVHGSAESCLDELTQLHQAVYHALGQGPEAERLWVGSMPCELPTDETIPLGRYGSSHIGRAKSVYRMGLGHRYGRRMQTISGIHYNWSLPGLDNDQHLGLIRNFRRHAFVLLTLFGASPAVCASFVAGRQHTLLPVPGTGGHTMHMPHATSLRMGRLGYQSDAQASLAVSYNSLESYANSLHGALTTPYPLYEAVGVRNPGGDYNQLSTSLLQIENEFYGLIRPKRVIRSGERPLHALRQRGVEYIEVRCMDLDPFVPVGIEAGTMRFLDIFLLHCLLADSPPDSPDEIAALGRNQHRTAARGREPGLLLERDGDVITLNDWAIELLGECAPIAEALDTAHGGHHYRDALAGAHASLAAPDTLPSARVLAQMQADFDGSFNALARAQSEATRARLLALPYPEPLAQRLAAMAEASRAEQRRIEAADTQPFEPWRQAYLDPATLEVMAQAQAA, via the coding sequence ATGACCGCATTGACCAGGCGCCTGCGTGCGCTCAGCCCGGCCCAGCTGGCCGGCATGCGGCGCGGGCTCGAGAAGGAAAGCCTGCGCGCCCTGCCCAACGGCGCGCTGGCCCTCACGCCGCACCCGGCCGCGCTCGGCTCGGCGCTGACCCATCCGCACATCACCACCGACTACAGCGAGAGCCAGGTCGAGCTGATCACCGGCGTGCACGGCTCGGCCGAAAGCTGTCTGGACGAGCTGACCCAGCTGCACCAGGCCGTGTACCACGCGCTGGGCCAGGGCCCCGAGGCCGAGCGCCTGTGGGTGGGCAGCATGCCGTGCGAGCTGCCCACCGACGAGACCATTCCGCTGGGCCGCTACGGCAGCAGCCACATCGGCCGCGCCAAGAGCGTCTACCGCATGGGCCTGGGCCACCGCTACGGCCGGCGCATGCAGACCATCTCGGGCATTCACTACAACTGGTCGCTGCCGGGGCTCGACAACGACCAGCACCTGGGCCTGATCCGCAACTTCCGCCGCCATGCCTTCGTGCTGCTGACGCTGTTTGGCGCCAGCCCGGCCGTGTGCGCCAGCTTCGTGGCCGGCCGCCAGCACACCCTGCTGCCGGTGCCCGGCACCGGCGGCCACACCATGCACATGCCGCACGCCACCTCGCTGCGCATGGGCCGCCTGGGCTACCAGAGCGACGCGCAGGCCTCGCTGGCGGTCAGCTACAACAGCCTGGAGAGCTACGCCAACTCGCTGCACGGCGCGCTCACCACGCCCTATCCGCTGTACGAGGCCGTGGGCGTGCGCAACCCGGGTGGTGATTACAACCAGCTCAGCACCAGCCTGCTGCAGATCGAGAACGAGTTCTACGGCCTGATCCGGCCCAAGCGCGTGATCCGCTCGGGCGAGCGCCCGCTGCATGCGCTGCGCCAGCGCGGCGTCGAGTACATCGAGGTGCGCTGCATGGATCTCGACCCCTTCGTGCCGGTGGGCATCGAGGCCGGCACCATGCGCTTTCTCGACATCTTCCTGCTGCACTGCCTGCTGGCCGACAGCCCGCCCGACAGCCCCGACGAGATTGCCGCGCTGGGCCGCAACCAGCACCGCACCGCGGCCCGCGGCCGCGAGCCGGGCCTGCTGCTCGAGCGCGACGGCGACGTCATCACCCTCAACGACTGGGCCATCGAGCTGCTGGGCGAATGCGCGCCCATCGCCGAGGCACTCGACACCGCCCACGGCGGCCACCACTACCGCGACGCGCTGGCCGGCGCCCACGCCAGCCTGGCCGCGCCCGACACGCTGCCCTCGGCCCGTGTGCTGGCGCAGATGCAGGCCGATTTCGACGGCAGCTTCAATGCCCTGGCCCGCGCGCAAAGCGAGGCCACCCGCGCCCGCCTGCTGGCCTTGCCCTACCCCGAGCCACTGGCCCAGCGCCTGGCCGCCATGGCCGAAGCCTCGCGCGCCGAGCAGCGCCGCATCGAGGCCGCCGACACCCAACCCTTCGAGCCCTGGCGCCAGGCCTACCTGGATCCGGCCACGCTGGAGGTGATGGCGCAGGCGCAGGCCGCGTGA
- a CDS encoding branched-chain amino acid ABC transporter permease, protein MNRPAAELRRDGLVLFGLAGWALALPGHASEFVASLALTCLMYVALASSWALFCGTSRYLSLATAAFFGLGAYTSALGLEHVGWWSAIALGALVASAVALVMGALVLHLRGTYFAVLTFGMTELIRHAITFWEKSVTGTVGRVLTVVPERETVYLTVLLLAVLAVATSIVVRRTRFGLALAGIGADEQRAQTLGVNTRWVKTLGFALTAAFAGAVGAAMSVRWTYIDPPTVFNPFIGFQTVLIALIGGALTLWGPLIAAVVFSLLAETLRLQVPQLYMMSLGLLLILCVLYLPGGLASLRWATLQGWWQHSRQALRERRARRDRRNQRNQRANRAAGHDDEDSDD, encoded by the coding sequence ATGAACCGCCCGGCAGCCGAGCTGCGGCGCGATGGCCTGGTGCTGTTCGGCCTGGCCGGCTGGGCCCTGGCCCTGCCCGGCCATGCCAGCGAGTTTGTTGCCTCGCTGGCGCTGACCTGCCTGATGTACGTGGCGCTGGCCTCGAGCTGGGCGCTGTTTTGCGGCACCTCGCGCTACCTGTCGCTGGCCACCGCGGCGTTTTTCGGCCTCGGCGCCTACACCAGCGCGCTGGGCCTCGAGCATGTGGGCTGGTGGAGCGCCATCGCGCTGGGTGCGCTGGTGGCCAGTGCCGTGGCCCTGGTGATGGGCGCGCTGGTGCTGCACCTGCGCGGCACCTACTTCGCGGTGCTGACCTTCGGCATGACCGAGCTGATCCGCCACGCCATCACCTTCTGGGAAAAAAGCGTCACCGGCACCGTGGGCCGGGTGCTGACCGTGGTGCCCGAGCGCGAGACGGTCTACCTCACCGTGCTGCTGCTGGCGGTGCTGGCGGTGGCCACCAGCATCGTGGTGCGGCGCACGCGCTTCGGCCTGGCGCTGGCCGGCATCGGCGCCGACGAGCAGCGCGCGCAGACCCTGGGCGTCAACACCCGCTGGGTCAAGACCCTGGGCTTTGCGCTGACGGCGGCCTTTGCCGGCGCGGTGGGCGCAGCGATGAGCGTGCGCTGGACCTACATCGACCCGCCCACCGTGTTCAACCCCTTCATCGGTTTCCAGACGGTGCTGATCGCGCTGATCGGCGGCGCGCTCACGCTGTGGGGGCCGCTGATCGCCGCGGTGGTGTTCAGCCTGCTGGCCGAGACCCTGCGCCTGCAGGTGCCGCAGCTGTACATGATGTCGCTGGGCCTGCTGCTGATCCTGTGCGTGCTGTACCTGCCGGGTGGCCTGGCCAGCCTGCGCTGGGCCACGCTGCAGGGCTGGTGGCAGCACAGCCGCCAGGCGCTGCGCGAGCGCCGCGCGCGGCGTGACCGGCGCAACCAGCGCAACCAGCGCGCCAACCGGGCCGCCGGCCATGACGACGAGGACAGCGATGACTGA